The Mangifera indica cultivar Alphonso chromosome 8, CATAS_Mindica_2.1, whole genome shotgun sequence genome has a window encoding:
- the LOC123224389 gene encoding lysophospholipid acyltransferase LPEAT2-like, whose translation MEDHDISSPLLQSPRADHSQVIIAVDDDSVAEPLDQLQPSTIEHDHNHLFPNYQSDNSGNPYEFIGSEGFSVSGSSTLNPFLNDTPEICGFYEVLKIVLCFPISLIRLVLFVLFLSVGYLATKLALEGWRDKQNPMPLWRSRLMWVTRFCARFILFSFGYQWIRRKGKPASREIAPIVVSNHVSYIEPIFYFYELFPTIVASESHDSIPFVGTIIRAMQVIYVNRFSQSSRKNAVNEIKRKASCNRFPRVLLFPEGTTTNGKALISFQLGAFIHGFPIQPVIVRYPHVHFDQSWGNISLAKLMFRMFTQFHNFMEVEYLPVIYPNENNKENAIHFAERTSHAIASALNVVQTSHSYGDLMLLNKASNSEQRNSSSYMVEMARVESLFHISSLEAVDLLDKFLSMNPDSSGHVKLLDFLRVLRLKSCNLSQEIFGFVDVDKNGSITFKQFLYASAHVMKLPLFSHACELAFAESDTKGNGYISEHELELTIRAAIPDVNKHESHGLFNLFDSNGNGKVSKEEFVSCLRRNPLLIAIFSPSLLRKDLSEADNSMGEIV comes from the exons ATGGAAGACCATGATATTTCTTCTCCTCTCCTGCAATCTCCACGCGCAGATCATTCCCAAGTTATCATCGCCGTCGATGATGACTCCGTTGCCGAACCGTTGGATCAACTTCAACCCTCCACAATCGAGCACGACCACAACCACCTTTTTCCTAATTATCAATCCGATAACTCCGGAAACCCTTATGAGTTTATCGGCTCTGAAGGGTTCTCGGTATCTGGTTCGTCCACTTTGAATCCGTTTCTAAACGACACGCCGGAGATTTGTGGTTTTTATGAGGTTTTAAAGATTGTCTTGTGTTTCCCAATTTCATTGATTAGGCTTGTGCTTTTTGTGCTGTTTTTGTCGGTGGGTTACCTAGCTACGAAGTTAGCGTTGGAGGGTTGGAGAGACAAGCAAAATCCTATGCCCTTGTGGAGGTCTCGTCTCATGTGGGTCACTAGGTTTTGTGCCCGCTTTATTCTCTTCTCATTTGG CTATCAATGGATAAGACGGAAAGGGAAGCCTGCTTCAAGGGAGATTGCCCCTATTGTTGTATCTAATCATGTGTCATATATTGAACCAATCttctatttttatgaattattcCCTACAATTGTCGCGTCAGAGTCACATGATTCTATACCCTTTGTTGGAACTATTATCAGAGCAATGCAG gttatatatgtaaataggTTCTCACAATCGTCAAGGAAGAATGCTGTTAATGAAATAAAG AGAAAGGCTTCCTGCAATAGATTTCCTCGTGTGCTATTATTTCCTGAGGGAACCACAACAAATGGGAAGGCTCTTATTTCGTTCCAACTTGGTGCATTCATCCACGGTTTCCCTATTCAACCAGTTATTGTCCGCTATCCCCATGTGCACTTTGACCAGTCTTG GGGCAATATATCCTTGGCAAAGCTCATGTTTAGAATGTTCACACAGTTTCACAATTTCATGGAG GTAGAATACCTTCCTGTTATTTatccaaatgaaaataataaagagaATGCCATCCATTTTGCTGAGAGG ACCAGCCATGCTATTGCTTCTGCTCTCAATGTAGTACAAACGTCTCATTCGTATGGAGATCTAATGCTACTCAACAAAGCATCTAACTCGGAACAG AGGAATTCGTCAAGTTATATGGTTGAAATGGCAAGGGTTGAATCT ttatttcATATAAGCAGCTTGGAAGCTGTAGACCTTCTGGATAAGTTTCTGTCTATGAATCCAGACAGCAG TGGTCATGTTAAACTTCTGGACTTCTTGAGAGTTCTACGACTCAAGTCTTGTAACCTTTCTCAGGAG ATATTTGGATTTGTTGATGTAGATAAGAATGGATCGATCACATTCAAGCAG TTCTTATATGCGTCAGCCCATGTCATGAAACTACCATTATTCAGTCATGCCTGTGAACTAGCCTTTGCTGAATCTGACACTAAAGGAAATGGCTACATTTCAGAGCATGAA TTGGAATTAACCATAAGAGCTGCTATCCCAGATGTGAACAAGCAcgag AGCCATGGtcttttcaatttatttgacaGCAACGGCAATGGGAAGGTGAGCAAGGAAGAATTCGTGTCCTGCCTCAGAAGGAATCCTCTTTTAATAGCCATTTTTTCACCTAGTTTGTTGCGGAAAGACTTGTCAGAAGCTGACAATAGTATGGGGGagattgtttga
- the LOC123223320 gene encoding subtilisin-like protease SBT4.14 encodes MEWVIRFLCFFFYLLLIHMLITGLLAAPDEEQLNLYVVYLEDMVNKDSLHLEDDDDVIIDQLHIHILASVKLSENEARKSILYSYTWSFNAFAAKLSKDEVDKLMEMDQVLSVYPNRHYQLQTTKSWDFIGLPQTAKRNLEAESNIIVGLLDTGITPESESFQDTGFGPPPTKWKGSCKHYVNFSGCNNKLIGARYFHVEGNYDPNDIISPVDVIGHGTHTSSTAVGNAVANASLYGLANGTARGAVPSARVAVYKVCWASSSCSDVNILAGFDAAIHDGVDVLSISVGGFKENYSVDSIAIGSFHALKKGIITVAAAGNSGPSLASLCNHAPWLVTVAASGINRQFRSTVELGNGKTVSGIGIDAFDLEKKLYPLISGAEAANSNDVDSARYCLPESLDPEKVKGKLVYCRLKKWGVDSVVKGIGGVGTIVESDQSYDTAEIFMAPGTVVNSSDGNTITSYINSTRKPLAVIYKSQELEVPAPFIGSFSSRGPNPGSKHILKPDIAAPGVDILAAFTPLASLTGLEGDTQFSKFTIMSGTSMACPHVAGVAAYVKSFHPSWSPAAIKSAILTSATPMSRRMDRFAEFSYGVGQVNPHGAVSPGLVYDTDQMGYIQFLCHEGYKGSSLAVIVGSKSINCSSLIPGFGYDALNYPTMQVKLNNDKQPTTAIFRRTVTNVGAPVSAYSATVKAPSGVEISVKPMSLSFSHNRQIQSFTVVVKANPMPASTLVLSGSLVWKSPRHVIRTPIVLYHAKKA; translated from the exons ATGGAGTGGGTGATCAGATTTCTGtgcttcttcttttatctaCTCCTAATTCATATGTTGATAACAGGTCTTCTTGCTGCTCCTGATGAAGAGCAACTG AATCTGTATGTTGTTTACTTGGAAGATATGGTGAACAAAGACTCACTGCACCtggaggatgatgatgatgttatAATTGATCAATTACACATACACATCCTTGCATCCGTGAAACTAAG TGAGAATGAAGCCAGGAAGTCCATACTCTATAGCTATACATGGAGTTTCAATGCATTTGCAGCAAAGCTATCAAAAGATGAAGTCGACAAATTGATGG AGATGGACCAAGTACTTTCTGTGTACCCGAATAGGCATTACCAGTTACAGACAACAAAATCATGGGACTTCATCGGGCTTCCGCAAACTGCAAAAAGGAATTTAGAAGCAGAGAGTAATATAATTGTTGGTCTCTTGGATACAG GGATTACTCCAGAGTCAGAAAGTTTTCAGGATACTGGGTTCGGTCCTCCACCCACAAAATGGAAAGGAAGTTGTAAACACTATGTTAATTTCTCAGGATGTAACAA CAAGCTTATCGGAGCGAGATACTTCCATGTGGAAGGCAATTATGATCCTAATGACATCATATCGCCAGTAGATGTCATTGGCCATGGAACTCACACATCATCAACTGCAGTAGGCAACGCTGTTGCAAATGCAAGCCTTTATGGGCTAGCCAACGGAACTGCACGTGGTGCGGTGCCAAGTGCTAGAGTGGCCGTCTACAAGGTATGCTGGGCCAGCTCAAGTTGCTCTGATGTTAACATACTGGCTGGATTTGATGCCGCTATTCATGATGGTGTCGACGTTTTATCAATATCCGTCGGCGGTTTCAAGGAAAATTACTCGGTAGATTCAATAGCAATCGGCTCATTTCATGCCTTAAAGAAAGGAATTATTACTGTTGCAGCAGCTGGTAATAGTGGCCCCAGTTTGGCTTCTCTATGTAACCATGCTCCGTGGCTTGTCACAGTTGCAGCTAGTGGCATTAATAGGCAGTTTAGGAGCACCGTCGAATTGGGCAATGGCAAGACTGTCTCA GGAATTGGGATTGACGCATTTGATCTAGAGAAGAAACTATACCCACTAATCAGTGGGGCTGAGGCTGCCAACAGCAACGACGTGGACAGCGCAAG GTACTGTCTTCCTGAGTCATTGGATCCTGAAAAGGTGAAGGGAAAGCTTGTTTACTGTCGGCTAAAGAAATGGGGAGTTGATTCTGTTGTTAAGGGTATTGGAGGGGTAGGCACTATAGTTGAAAGTGATCAATCTTACGATACAGCAGAGATTTTTATGGCACCAGGGACCGTGGTCAATTCCAGCGACGGCAATACCATCACCAGTTATATTAATTCCACaag GAAACCCTTAGCAGTTATATACAAATCCCAGGAATTAGAAGTCCCAGCTCCGTTTATTGGTTCTTTTTCTTCCAGGGGTCCAAATCCTGGATCAAAACACATTCTTAAG CCTGATATTGCAGCACCAGGCGTTGACATCTTGGCAGCTTTCACGCCGTTGGCATCACTAACCGGATTGGAAGGTGACacccaattttcaaaattcaccATCATGTCTGGGACTTCCATGGCTTGTCCTCATGTTGCCGGTGTAGCAGCCTACGTTAAGTCGTTTCATCCAAGTTGGAGCCCGGCAGCAATAAAATCGGCTATATTGACCTCTG CTACACCCATGAGCCGGAGGATGGACCGTTTTGCTGAATTTTCGTATGGTGTTGGCCAAGTGAACCCACATGGAGCTGTGAGCCCTGGCTTAGTTTACGATACAGATCAAATGGGTTACATCCAATTTTTATGCCATGAGGGTTATAAAGGGTCATCTTTGGCTGTTATAGTTGGTTCGAAATCCATAAATTGTTCCTCATTAATTCCTGGATTCGGCTATGATGCTCTTAACTATCCAACAATGCAAGTAAAATTGAATAATGACAAACAGCCAACCACTGCAATTTTTCGGAGGACAGTCACCAATGTGGGTGCTCCTGTATCCGCCTATAGTGCCACCGTTAAAGCTCCAAGTGGAGTGGAAATCTCTGTTAAGCCTATGAGTCTCTCCTTTTCTCACAACAGGCAGATACAGAGCTTTACAGTTGTGGTGAAGGCAAATCCAATGCCAGCTTCAACACTAGTGTTATCAGGTTCACTTGTATGGAAAAGCCCTCGACATGTTATCAGGACTCCTATTGTTCTTTATCATGCAAAGAAGGCATAA
- the LOC123222632 gene encoding MADS-box protein SOC1-like — protein MVRGKTQMRRIENNTSRQITFSKRRNGLLKKAFELSVLCDAEVALIIFSPRGKLYEFASSSMQETIGRFLRHTKDSRASKRPTEETMQNMKNEAANMMKKIEHLEDWKRKLLGEGLESCSIEELQEIEQQLENSVSNIRARKTVLFKEQIQQLKEKEIVLAAENLRLAEKCGGMQVETLNGSKELGESENIGDDSNPISDVETELFIGLPPERRARRFPFRRP, from the exons ATGGTGAGAGGCAAAACCCAAATGAGACGCATAGAGAACAATACTAGCAGGCAAATCACCTTCTCAAAGCGGCGAAATGGGCTGCTTAAGAAAGCCTTTGAGCTCTCAGTTCTTTGCGATGCCGAGGTTGCCCTTATCATCTTCTCTCCTAGAGGAAAGCTCTATGAATTTGCAAGTTCCAG CATGCAGGAGACGATAGGACGTTTTTTAAGACATACAAAAGATTCTCGAGCCAGCAAGCGGCCGACTGAAGAAACCATGCAG AATATGAAGAATGAAGCAGCTAACATGATGAAGAAGATCGAGCATCTTGAAGATTGGAAACG GAAACTGTTGGGAGAAGGTCTGGAATCATGCTCTATTGAAGAACTACAAGAGATAGAACAACAGTTGGAGAACAGCGTAAGCAACATTCGCGCGAGAAAG ACAGTACTTTTCAAGGAACAGATTCAGCAGCTTAAAGAAAAG GAAATCGTCCTAGCCGCTGAAAATTTAAGGCTGGCTGAGAAG TGTGGTGGAATGCAAGTGGAAACATTGAATGGATCAAAAGAGCTGGGAGAAAGCGAAAACATTGGGGATGATAGTAATCCAATTTCTGATGTGGAGACTGAGTTGTTCATCGGTCTACCGCCGGAAAGAAGAGCAAGGCGTTTCCCATTCCGCCGCCCATGA
- the LOC123223319 gene encoding subtilisin-like protease SBT4.14, with product MGLNVQNLYVVYLEDMMNKDSLHLDNDDDVIIHQLHIQILASVKLSENEARESILYSYTRSFNAFAAKLSKDEVNKLMEMDQVLSVYPNRYYQLQTTKSWDFIGLPQTAKRNLEAESNIIVGLLDTGITPESESFQDTGFGPPPAKWKGSCKHYANFSGCNNKLIGARYFHVDGDYDPNDILSPVDVSGHGTHTSSTAVGNPVANASLYGLANGTARGAVPSARVAAYKVCWASTGCSDVDILAGFDAAIHDGVDILSISLGGFKENYSVDSIAIGSFHALKKGIITVAAAGNSGPNLGSLSNHAPWLVTVAASGINRQFRSTVELGNGKTLSGIGIDAFDPKQKLYPLINGAEAANSDDKDSARYCLPESLDPKKVKGKLVYCQLEIRGVDSVVKGIGGVGTIVDSDLFYDTAQIFMAPGTTVNSSDDNIITSYINSTRKPLAVIYRSQELEIPAPFIGSFSSRGPNPGSKHILKPDIAAPGVDILAAYTPLRSLTGLKGDTQFSKFTIMSGTSMACPHVAGVAAYVKSFRPSWSPAAIKSAVLTSATPMSRRMDRFAEFSHGVGQVNPHRAVSPGLVYDTDQMGYIQFLCHEGYKGSSLAVIVGSKSINCSSLIPGFGYDALNYPTMQVKLNNDKQPTTAIFRRTVTNVGAPLSVYNATVKAPSGVEISVKPMSLSVSRSRQRHSFTVVVKANPMPASTQVLSASLVWKNPRHVVRSPIVLYHTET from the exons ATGGGTCTGAATGTGCAGAATCTGTACGTTGTTTACTTGGAAGATATGATGAACAAAGACTCACTGCACCTGgacaatgatgatgatgttaTAATTCATCAATTACATATTCAAATCCTTGCATCCGTGAAGCTAAG TGAGAATGAAGCCAGGGAGTCCATACTCTATAGCTATACAAGGAGTTTCAATGCATTTGCAGCGAAGCTATCAAAAGATGAAGTCAACAAATTGATGG AGATGGACCAAGTACTTTCCGTGTACCCGAATAGGTATTACCAGTTACAGACAACAAAATCATGGGACTTCATCGGGCTTCCGCAAACTGCAAAAAGGAATTTAGAAGCAGAGAGTAACATTATTGTTGGTCTCTTGGATACAG GGATTACTCCAGAGTCAGAAAGCTTTCAGGACACTGGGTTCGGTCCTCCACCTGCAAAATGGAAAGGAAGTTGTAAACACTATGCTAATTTCTCAGGATGTAACAA CAAGCTTATCGGAGCAAGATACTTTCATGTGGATGGCGACTATGATCCTAATGACATCTTATCACCGGTAGACGTCAGTGGCCATGGAACTCACACATCATCAACTGCTGTGGGCAACCCTGTTGCAAATGCAAGCCTCTATGGGCTAGCCAATGGAACTGCACGTGGTGCGGTGCCAAGTGCTAGAGTGGCCGCCTACAAAGTATGTTGGGCAAGCACAGGTTGCTCTGACGTTGACATACTCGCTGGATTTGATGCCGCTATTCATGATGGTGTGGACATTTTATCAATATCCCTCGGCGGTTTCAAGGAAAATTACTCGGTTGATTCAATAGCAATCGGCTCATTTCATGCCTTAAAGAAGGGAATTATTACTGTTGCAGCAGCTGGTAATAGTGGCCCCAATTTGGGTAGTCTAAGTAACCATGCTCCGTGGCTTGTCACCGTTGCAGCTAGTGGCATTAATAGGCAGTTTAGGAGCACGGTTGAATTGGGCAATGGCAAGACTCTCTCA GGAATTGGGATTGACGCATTTGATCCGAAGCAGAAACTATACCCACTAATCAATGGGGCTGAGGCTGCCAACAGCGACGACAAGGACAGCGCAAG GTACTGTCTTCCTGAATCACTGGACCCGAAAAAGGTGAAGGGAAAGCTTGTTTACTGTCAGCTAGAGATACGGGGTGTTGATTCTGTTGTTAAAGGGATTGGAGGGGTAGGCACTATTGTTGATAGTGATCTATTTTACGATACAGCACAGATTTTTATGGCACCAGGGACCACGGTCAACTCCAGCGACGACAATATCATCACCAGCTACATTAATTCCACAAg GAAACCCTTAGCAGTTATATACAGATCCCAGGAACTAGAAATCCCTGCTCCGTTTATAGGTTCTTTTTCTTCCAGGGGTCCAAATCCTGGTTCAAAACACATTCTTAAG CCTGATATCGCAGCACCAGGAGTTGACATCTTGGCGGCTTACACGCCTTTGAGGTCACTAACTGGATTGAAAGGAGACacccaattttcaaaattcaccATCATGTCTGGGACTTCCATGGCTTGTCCTCATGTTGCCGGAGTAGCTGCCTACGTTAAGTCATTTCGTCCAAGTTGGAGCCCGGCAGCAATAAAGTCCGCTGTATTGACCTCTG CTACACCTATGAGCCGGAGGATGGACCGTTTTGCTGAATTTTCGCATGGTGTTGGCCAAGTGAACCCACATAGAGCTGTGAGCCCTGGCTTAGTTTACGATACAGATCAAATGGGTTACATCCAATTTTTATGCCATGAGGGTTATAAGGGATCGTCTTTGGCTGTTATAGTTGGTTCGAAATCCATAAATTGTTCCTCATTAATTCCTGGATTTGGCTATGATGCTCTTAACTATCCAACAATGCAAGTAAAATTGAATAATGACAAACAACCAACCACTGCAATTTTTCGGAGGACAGTCACCAATGTGGGTGCTCCTTTATCCGTCTATAATGCCACCGTTAAAGCTCCAAGTGGAGTGGAAATCTCTGTCAAGCCTATGAGTCTCTCCGTCTCTCGCAGCAGGCAGAGACACAGCTTCACAGTTGTGGTGAAGGCAAATCCAATGCCAGCTTCGACACAAGTGTTATCAGCTTCACTTGTATGGAAAAACCCTCGACATGTTGTTAGGAGTCCTATTGTTCTTTATCACACAGAGACATAA